One window of Henckelia pumila isolate YLH828 unplaced genomic scaffold, ASM3356847v2 CTG_525:::fragment_3, whole genome shotgun sequence genomic DNA carries:
- the LOC140873013 gene encoding pentatricopeptide repeat-containing protein At4g31070, mitochondrial-like isoform X1 translates to MLRQRECYHFKNIKRLISTTPGATASAHRPDIEIKRLVSQGQYGQAVAFYKQHVHPFESSSNTAFIFPSIAKACAHSQIHQFLGLQIHCNVLKNGLGSEFTVSNSIISMYSKISGMENARRVFDEMPSRDTISWNGMINGYIQNGLFLEALKMFLDMYAHGFVPKPELIASVVSACVRSENWRIGRAVHALVLLDERIEKSVFVYTALLDFYWRFGDSNAAFLIFDRMEEKNVVSWTSMISGCMDACDYFTGFTYFRAMQVQHMKPNRVTLITILPACAGLDSILLGKEIHGYAIGHGFDSDSHLSSTLLHMYCESGEGLKLGKLIFEKSGKDNVVMWSAIISGYSHRKDGAREAIRLFNEMQKIGILPNNVTILAVISACANLASLPDGFVVHGCSLKLGLGSDLFIQNALINMYSKCGDLKDSVQVFDEMATRDCVSWSALIHAYGLYGYADEALQAFNEMQESGIKADEVIYLAILSTCNNAGLLDEGQMVFHRALKDADVSLTMEHYACYIDLLGRAGKLENACDVVHRMPMAPSPRIWSSLVFACKLHGRLDIAESLACKLVSVQPENPANHTLLSVVYAESGKWTGMEEVRRYMKERKLRKSCSFSKILVG, encoded by the coding sequence ATGTTGAGACAAAGGGAATGCTACCACTTCAAAAACATTAAACGTTTGATTTCAACGACTCCAGGCGCCACAGCATCTGCCCACAGGCCAGACATTGAAATCAAGCGATTGGTCTCGCAAGGACAATACGGCCAAGCCGTTGCATTCTACAAACAACACGTCCACCCGTTTGAATCAAGCTCAAACACAGCTTTCATTTTTCCATCCATCGCCAAAGCTTGTGCTCATTCCCAAATTCACCAGTTTTTGGGTCTTCAGATCCACTGCAACGTCCTCAAAAATGGGCTTGGCTCAGAATTTACTGTATCGAATTCCATTATATCGATGTATTCCAAGATTTCGGGTATGGAGAATGCGCGGAGGGTGTTCGATGAAATGCCCAGTAGAGATACCATTTCTTGGAATGGGATGATTAATGGATATATTCAAAATGGGCTCTTCTTGGAGGCATTAAAGATGTTCTTGGATATGTATGCACATGGTTTTGTTCCCAAGCCTGAGCTGATTGCTAGTGTTGTTTCGGCATGTGTTAGGAGTGAAAATTGGAGGATAGGAAGGGCTGTGCATGCTCTTGTATTACTTGATGAGAGAATAGAGAAGTCCGTTTTTGTTTACACTGCATTGCTGGATTTCTATTGGAGGTTTGGTGATTCGAATGCGGCATTTCTTATTTTCGACAGAATGGAAGAAAAAAATGTGGTCTCTTGGACTTCTATGATTTCGGGATGCATGGATGCTTGTGATTATTTCACTGGGTTCACCTATTTTCGAGCTATGCAAGTTCAACATATGAAGCCCAATAGAGTGACATTGATTACCATTTTACCAGCATGTGCTGGTTTAGACTCAATATTGCTTGGCAAAGAGATTCATGGCTACGCTATAGGCCATGGTTTTGATTCTGATTCACACTTATCATCAACTCTATTGCATATGTACTGTGAATCTGGGGAAGGATTGAAGCTTGGCAAGCTCATATTTGAAAAATCGGGTAAAGATAATGTCGTTATGTGGAGTGCGATCATCTCAGGCTATTCTCACAGAAAGGATGGTGCTAGAGAAGCTATAAGGCTATTTAATGAAATGCAAAAGATTGGGATTCTACCAAATAACGTTACCATATTGGCAGTAATTTCTGCATGTGCTAATCTAGCATCTTTACCAGATGGCTTTGTAGTCCATGGTTGCTCTCTGAAACTGGGTTTGGGTTCCGACTTATTCATTCAAAACGCTCTTATTAACATGTATTCCAAGTGTGGAGATCTTAAAGATTCTGTTCAAGTGTTTGATGAAATGGCAACTAGGGATTGTGTTTCTTGGAGTGCTCTAATTCATGCGTATGGACTTTATGGCTACGCAGATGAGGCTCTGCAAGCCTTTAATGAGATGCAGGAGAGTGGAATAAAGGCTGATGAAGTGATATATCTTGCCATTTTATCCACTTGCAACAATGCTGGACTTTTAGATGAAGGCCAAATGGTTTTTCATCGAGCCTTGAAAGATGCCGATGTTTCCTTGACGATGGAGCATTACGCTTGTTATATTGACCTTCTTGGAAGAGCTGGTAAGCTTGAAAATGCATGCGATGTTGTTCATAGAATGCCCATGGCACCTAGCCCAAGGATTTGGAGTTCATTGGTTTTTGCATGTAAACTTCATGGAAGATTGGATATTGCAGAATCATTAGCTTGTAAGCTAGTTAGTGTTCAACCTGAGAATCCTGCTAATCATACTTTGTTGAGTGTGGTGTATGCAGAATCTGGCAAGTGGACTGGGATGGAAGAAGTGAGAAGATACATGAAGGAGAGGAAGTTGAGGAAGAGCTGTAGTTTTAGCAAAATTTTGGTAGGATAA
- the LOC140873013 gene encoding pentatricopeptide repeat-containing protein At4g31070, mitochondrial-like isoform X2, whose translation MLRQRECYHFKNIKRLISTTPGATASAHRPDIEIKRLVSQGQYGQAVAFYKQHVHPFESSSNTAFIFPSIAKACAHSQIHQFLGLQIHCNVLKNGLGSEFTVSNSIISMYSKISGMENARRVFDEMPSRDTISWNGMINGYIQNGLFLEALKMFLDMYAHGFVPKPELIASVVSACVRSENWRIGRAVHALVLLDERIEKSVFVYTALLDFYWRFGDSNAAFLIFDRMEEKNVVSWTSMISGCMDACDYFTGFTYFRAMQVQHMKPNRVTLITILPACAGLDSILLGKEIHGYAIGHGFDSDSHLSSTLLHMYCESGEGLKLGKLIFEKSGKDNVVMWSAIISGYSHRKDGAREAIRLFNEMQKIGILPNNVTILAVISACANLASLPDGFVVHGCSLKLGLGSDLFIQNALINMYSKCGDLKDSVQVFDEMATRDCVSWSALIHAYGLYGYADEALQAFNEMQESGIKADEVIYLAILSTCNNAGLLDEGQMVFHRALKDADVSLTMEHYACYIDLLGRAESGKWTGMEEVRRYMKERKLRKSCSFSKILVG comes from the exons ATGTTGAGACAAAGGGAATGCTACCACTTCAAAAACATTAAACGTTTGATTTCAACGACTCCAGGCGCCACAGCATCTGCCCACAGGCCAGACATTGAAATCAAGCGATTGGTCTCGCAAGGACAATACGGCCAAGCCGTTGCATTCTACAAACAACACGTCCACCCGTTTGAATCAAGCTCAAACACAGCTTTCATTTTTCCATCCATCGCCAAAGCTTGTGCTCATTCCCAAATTCACCAGTTTTTGGGTCTTCAGATCCACTGCAACGTCCTCAAAAATGGGCTTGGCTCAGAATTTACTGTATCGAATTCCATTATATCGATGTATTCCAAGATTTCGGGTATGGAGAATGCGCGGAGGGTGTTCGATGAAATGCCCAGTAGAGATACCATTTCTTGGAATGGGATGATTAATGGATATATTCAAAATGGGCTCTTCTTGGAGGCATTAAAGATGTTCTTGGATATGTATGCACATGGTTTTGTTCCCAAGCCTGAGCTGATTGCTAGTGTTGTTTCGGCATGTGTTAGGAGTGAAAATTGGAGGATAGGAAGGGCTGTGCATGCTCTTGTATTACTTGATGAGAGAATAGAGAAGTCCGTTTTTGTTTACACTGCATTGCTGGATTTCTATTGGAGGTTTGGTGATTCGAATGCGGCATTTCTTATTTTCGACAGAATGGAAGAAAAAAATGTGGTCTCTTGGACTTCTATGATTTCGGGATGCATGGATGCTTGTGATTATTTCACTGGGTTCACCTATTTTCGAGCTATGCAAGTTCAACATATGAAGCCCAATAGAGTGACATTGATTACCATTTTACCAGCATGTGCTGGTTTAGACTCAATATTGCTTGGCAAAGAGATTCATGGCTACGCTATAGGCCATGGTTTTGATTCTGATTCACACTTATCATCAACTCTATTGCATATGTACTGTGAATCTGGGGAAGGATTGAAGCTTGGCAAGCTCATATTTGAAAAATCGGGTAAAGATAATGTCGTTATGTGGAGTGCGATCATCTCAGGCTATTCTCACAGAAAGGATGGTGCTAGAGAAGCTATAAGGCTATTTAATGAAATGCAAAAGATTGGGATTCTACCAAATAACGTTACCATATTGGCAGTAATTTCTGCATGTGCTAATCTAGCATCTTTACCAGATGGCTTTGTAGTCCATGGTTGCTCTCTGAAACTGGGTTTGGGTTCCGACTTATTCATTCAAAACGCTCTTATTAACATGTATTCCAAGTGTGGAGATCTTAAAGATTCTGTTCAAGTGTTTGATGAAATGGCAACTAGGGATTGTGTTTCTTGGAGTGCTCTAATTCATGCGTATGGACTTTATGGCTACGCAGATGAGGCTCTGCAAGCCTTTAATGAGATGCAGGAGAGTGGAATAAAGGCTGATGAAGTGATATATCTTGCCATTTTATCCACTTGCAACAATGCTGGACTTTTAGATGAAGGCCAAATGGTTTTTCATCGAGCCTTGAAAGATGCCGATGTTTCCTTGACGATGGAGCATTACGCTTGTTATATTGACCTTCTTGGAAGAGCTG AATCTGGCAAGTGGACTGGGATGGAAGAAGTGAGAAGATACATGAAGGAGAGGAAGTTGAGGAAGAGCTGTAGTTTTAGCAAAATTTTGGTAGGATAA
- the LOC140873014 gene encoding 3-ketoacyl-CoA synthase 15-like, translating into MRLEYIYIIWNINFSLFLLPFQIHIFLRSIDLTKTFSLLFMASRREYLSPEIVNRGVEDSGPYAGSPSFSIRVRRGLPDFLSSVNLKYVRLGYGYLINHGIGFCFVVAPVFVVLMGTLSGKLRWDDFHLKFEVGKALLYMGFLCSVVYVYLDLTPRTTYLVDFACCRPPNELKITKDEFIELAKKSGQFNDAAIQFQQRVLKNSGLGDETYLPRVVFQPDYEKELKGGREEAAAMMFGAVDELIAATGLRLKNIKILIVNCGVLNTTPSLSAMLINHYKLGLGIQSFNIGGMGCAAGITAVDLANDLLNAYPGSNALVVSTEVIRFTWYGGNELDMVLPNCFLRMGAAAVLLSNRRRDRWRAKYQLKQLVRTHKGMDARSFKSIQIKEDSQGKQGLSVSKDIIEIGGQALKANITTLGPLVLPVSEQFHFFKSLIFKKKSTSKPYIPDYKLAFEHVCILPTSKKVLDEIQKNLDLTDEYMEASRKTLERFGNTSSSSIWYELAYLEAKGKVKNGDRIWQLAFGSGLKCNSVVWKAVTNIREEKRSNPWNEE; encoded by the exons ATGAgattagaatatatatatatcatctgGAACATaaatttttccctttttttattACCCTTCCAAATACACATTTTTCTGAGGTCCATTGATCTAACAAAGACGTTCTCCCTCCTCTTCATGGCGAGCAGAAGGGAGTACCTTTCGCCTGAAATCGTGAACCGGGGCGTCGAGGACTCGGGTCCATACGCGGGTTCACCAAGTTTCTCCATAAGGGTTCGACGCGGCCTGCCGGATTTCCTCAGCAGTGTGAATTTGAAATACGTGAGACTTGGCTATGGTTACCTTATTAACCATGGAATTGGGTTTTGCTTCGTGGTGGCGCCTGTTTTTGTTGTGTTAATGGGTACACTAAGTGGGAAGCTACGTTGGGATGATTTTCACTTGAAATTTGAAGTTGGGAAGGCACTTCTTTACATGGGATTCTTGTGTTCGGTTGTGTATGTGTATCTTGATTTGACTCCTCGTACCACTTATTTGGTTGACTTTGCATGTTGCCGACCACCAAATGAACTTAAG ATCACGAAAGATGAGTTCATAGAATTAGCCAAGAAATCAGGCCAATTCAACGACGCTGCCATCCAATTCCAGCAGCGTGTCCTTAAGAACTCCGGCCTCGGCGACGAAACGTACCTTCCCCGGGTAGTGTTTCAGCCTGACTACGAGAAAGAGTTGAAGGGCGGCCGGGAAGAGGCGGCGGCGATGATGTTTGGGGCGGTGGACGAGCTCATTGCCGCCACGGGCCTCCGTCTGAAAAATATCAAGATACTTATTGTCAACTGTGGGGTTCTCAACACAACCCCTTCGCTCTCCGCCATGCTTATCAACCACTACAAGCTTGGCCTGGGAATCCAGAGCTTCAATATCGGAGGCATGGGCTGCGCCGCTGGGATCACCGCCGTGGACCTGGCGAACGATCTTTTGAATGCGTATCCTGGGTCAAATGCATTGGTGGTGAGTACTGAAGTTATCAGGTTTACTTGGTATGGTGGGAATGAATTGGATATGGTGCTCCCAAATTGCTTCCTCCGCATGGGGGCCGCCGCTGTTTTGCTCTCCAACCGCCGCCGTGATCGGTGGCGCGCCAAGTATCAGTTAAAACAG TTGGTTAGAACCCACAAAGGAATGGACGCTAGAAGCTTCAAAAGCATACAAATCAAGGAAGATTCACAAGGCAAACAAGGCCTCTCAGTGAGCAAAGACATCATAGAAATAGGTGGCCAAGCACTCAAGGCCAATATCACCACATTAGGCCCTCTAGTTCTCCCCGTCTCCGAGCAATTCCACTTCTTCAAATCCCTCATTTTCAAGAAAAAATCCACCTCCAAGCCCTACATCCCCGACTACAAGCTCGCGTTCGAGCACGTATGCATCCTCCCCACGAGCAAGAAAGTTCTTGATGAGATACAGAAGAACTTGGACCTCACGGATGAGTACATGGAAGCGTCAAGAAAGACGTTGGAACGATTCGGGAACACCTCTAGTAGTAGTATTTGGTATGAATTGGCCTATTTGGAAGCAAAAGGTAAGGTTAAAAATGGTGACAGGATATGGCAATTGGCTTTTGGTTCCGGTTTGAAGTGTAACAGTGTGGTGTGGAAGGCTGTGACCAATATTAGGGAGGAGAAGAGGAGTAACCCATGGAATGAGGAGTGA